From Actinoplanes oblitus, a single genomic window includes:
- a CDS encoding ANTAR domain-containing protein — protein MTSSTDHDDRNREVAVSASPGQGWAEAFVDLSDTLVAEFDIVEFLHVLAGRCVELLNVRVAGIMVGNQRGALRVMASSSEQAHLLELVEAATAEGPCVDCYRTGRAVDDPDLATPDRRWTRFAAQAKAAGFGAVHAVPVRLRAETIGVLILFSVHPGLLGPADAQAARALANVTTLGLLQHRDVEYRQVLAEQVQNAMNSRVVLEQAKGVLAEYLGLDMAGAFDELRRLATRLGQRLGDVAAAVTAGDYDDPATAGGRLRMLLIRRFELATLTALRGGVHAALIRHGLPAPAAAKFVLAVHEAAANAVVHGGGAGQFLLWRRNGDVYAEVSDHGAGLPGDFREAAERPARAAEDPRGLWLINSICTALDIETGPGGTRLLLRYPLGSPDLSGPPAGR, from the coding sequence ATGACCAGCTCTACTGATCACGACGACCGGAACCGGGAGGTGGCCGTGAGCGCGTCACCGGGACAGGGCTGGGCAGAGGCCTTCGTCGACCTGTCCGACACGCTGGTCGCGGAATTCGACATCGTCGAGTTCCTGCACGTCCTGGCCGGCCGCTGCGTGGAACTGCTCAACGTGCGGGTCGCCGGCATCATGGTCGGGAACCAGCGCGGAGCGTTACGGGTGATGGCCTCCTCCTCGGAGCAGGCCCACCTGCTCGAGCTCGTCGAGGCGGCGACCGCCGAGGGCCCCTGCGTCGACTGTTACCGGACCGGGCGGGCGGTGGACGACCCGGACCTGGCGACTCCCGACCGGCGGTGGACCCGGTTCGCCGCCCAGGCCAAAGCGGCCGGGTTCGGTGCCGTGCACGCGGTTCCGGTGCGGTTGCGAGCCGAGACCATCGGGGTACTCATCCTGTTCTCCGTCCATCCCGGCCTGTTGGGTCCGGCCGACGCGCAGGCCGCACGCGCGCTGGCGAACGTCACCACGCTCGGCCTGTTGCAGCACCGCGACGTCGAGTACCGGCAAGTCCTGGCTGAACAGGTGCAGAACGCGATGAACAGCAGGGTGGTCCTCGAACAGGCGAAGGGTGTCCTCGCCGAGTATCTCGGCCTGGACATGGCCGGCGCGTTCGACGAGCTGCGCCGGCTGGCCACCCGGCTCGGTCAGCGGCTCGGTGACGTCGCCGCCGCGGTGACCGCCGGCGACTACGACGACCCGGCGACGGCCGGCGGCCGGCTGCGGATGCTGCTGATCCGCCGGTTCGAGCTGGCCACCCTGACGGCGCTGCGGGGCGGGGTGCATGCCGCCCTGATCCGGCACGGCCTGCCGGCGCCGGCGGCGGCGAAGTTCGTCCTGGCCGTGCACGAGGCGGCCGCCAACGCGGTGGTCCACGGCGGCGGAGCCGGGCAATTCCTGCTGTGGCGGCGGAACGGGGACGTCTACGCCGAGGTCAGCGATCACGGGGCGGGCCTCCCGGGCGACTTCCGCGAGGCCGCCGAGCGGCCCGCCCGCGCCGCCGAGGACCCCCGTGGACTGTGGCTGATCAACAGCATCTGCACGGCCCTGGACATCGAGACGGGCCCCGGCGGGACCCGCCTGCTGCTGCGTTACCCGCTGGGCTCGCCGGACCTGTCCGGGCCGCCGGCCGGCCGGTAA
- a CDS encoding GAF and ANTAR domain-containing protein: MTSGDHRDRVAQLVAEFGPDLGRLCDACVAGLPGVGGAGMAVMTTLPAQQIRYTSDAVSARVEDLQVVLGEGPCKEAFAARRPVLVEDLDDQLWTSRWPVFAPAAISAGARALFALPLRVGAICLGVIDLYRPGPGRLTGDDLAEALAFADAATELLLAEQMPGGQVPGSAGLYAHRAVVHQATGMISAQLQVPIPAAFLRLRAQAYVTERGLDEVAADVVARRLRFTEADNDDQLY; the protein is encoded by the coding sequence ATGACTAGTGGCGATCATCGGGACCGGGTGGCGCAACTCGTGGCGGAGTTCGGCCCGGATCTGGGCCGGTTGTGCGATGCCTGCGTGGCCGGCCTGCCCGGGGTGGGCGGGGCCGGTATGGCGGTGATGACCACGCTGCCGGCCCAGCAGATCCGCTACACCAGCGACGCGGTCAGCGCGCGGGTCGAGGACCTTCAGGTGGTGCTCGGCGAGGGGCCCTGCAAGGAGGCGTTCGCCGCGCGCCGGCCGGTCCTGGTCGAGGACCTGGACGACCAGCTCTGGACGTCGCGCTGGCCGGTGTTCGCGCCGGCCGCGATCAGTGCCGGCGCGCGTGCCCTGTTCGCGCTGCCCTTGCGGGTCGGCGCGATCTGCCTCGGCGTGATCGACCTGTACCGGCCGGGGCCGGGGCGGCTGACCGGCGACGACCTGGCCGAGGCGCTGGCCTTCGCCGACGCCGCCACCGAGCTGCTGCTGGCCGAGCAGATGCCCGGCGGGCAGGTGCCGGGCAGCGCCGGCCTGTACGCGCACCGAGCCGTCGTGCACCAGGCCACCGGCATGATCAGCGCGCAGTTGCAGGTGCCGATCCCGGCGGCGTTCCTCCGGCTGCGCGCGCAGGCCTACGTCACCGAACGTGGCCTGGACGAGGTGGCCGCCGACGTGGTCGCCCGCCGGCTGCGGTTCACCGAGGCGGACAATGATGACCAGCTCTACTGA
- a CDS encoding STAS domain-containing protein, whose translation MSVQQSGDGQVRVAECTPETVTVALTGDFDLSNVARLRQALDAVLTERHPRVLVVDAAAVGFFDCASLRSLLELRDRARAPGLDCQVVISAASSPLTRLLDLLDLLDLVDLVEMLDYRPAGGPDRSGEPSG comes from the coding sequence GTGTCCGTACAACAGAGTGGTGACGGGCAGGTCCGGGTGGCCGAGTGCACCCCGGAGACGGTGACCGTGGCACTCACCGGCGACTTCGACCTGTCCAACGTGGCCCGGCTGCGGCAGGCCCTGGACGCCGTCCTGACCGAGCGACACCCGCGGGTGCTCGTGGTGGACGCCGCCGCCGTGGGCTTCTTCGACTGCGCCTCGCTGCGATCGCTGCTCGAGCTGCGGGACCGGGCCCGGGCGCCCGGCCTGGACTGCCAGGTGGTGATCTCGGCGGCGTCGTCCCCGCTCACCCGCCTGCTCGACCTGCTCGACCTGCTCGACCTGGTCGACCTGGTCGAGATGCTCGATTACCGGCCGGCCGGCGGCCCGGACAGGTCCGGCGAGCCCAGCGGGTAA